One part of the Deltaproteobacteria bacterium genome encodes these proteins:
- a CDS encoding MFS transporter, producing the protein MPPMRPLVLASSRPLRFAAFTALYFAQGVPIGLLTIALPAWLAQRGLGVAEIASYQGIIGLPWGLKLISGPLMDRFSFPAMGRRRPWVLGAQAGLTLAFAGLALVADPLAQLPLVIALGVLVTTCSALQDVATDGMAIDLLPEEERGRANAFMAFGQAAGFSSFSILSGLLLARFGLGAAALTAAGAVALVLALVLLTRERPGERALPWSAGEASPAAIRAPASFAGIFRGLGRVLLLPMGLVVLLTECFVRLRDGIAISVLPVVATQTLGFSAEGYASMQGGFGIAIAALGLAIGPGIDRYGAKRFFMLGIALNLAVVLVFATTQPLWGSQAYVIALYVIASIFGQMVFVSFISCSMAVCWPPVAASQFAIYMSLSNLARSLGAVAFALVAPQLGVVGQFYAMAALLALAFVLISRFDLTPHRERLRALDEAPTPY; encoded by the coding sequence ATGCCGCCGATGCGCCCGCTCGTGCTCGCCTCCTCGCGCCCGCTGCGCTTCGCCGCCTTCACGGCGCTCTACTTCGCGCAGGGTGTGCCGATCGGGCTGCTCACGATCGCGCTGCCGGCGTGGCTGGCGCAGCGCGGGCTCGGCGTCGCGGAGATCGCGAGTTATCAGGGAATCATCGGGCTGCCTTGGGGGCTGAAGCTGATCAGCGGTCCGCTGATGGACCGCTTCTCGTTTCCCGCGATGGGGCGGCGCCGGCCGTGGGTGCTCGGCGCGCAGGCGGGGCTCACGCTCGCGTTCGCAGGACTCGCGCTCGTCGCCGACCCGCTCGCGCAGCTTCCCCTCGTGATCGCGCTCGGGGTGCTCGTCACCACGTGCAGCGCGCTGCAGGATGTCGCCACCGACGGCATGGCGATCGACCTCCTGCCCGAGGAGGAGCGCGGGCGCGCGAACGCGTTCATGGCGTTTGGGCAGGCCGCGGGCTTCTCCTCGTTCTCCATCCTCTCGGGGCTGCTGCTGGCGCGCTTCGGGCTCGGCGCAGCCGCGCTCACTGCCGCGGGCGCGGTCGCGCTGGTGCTCGCGCTCGTGCTGCTCACGCGCGAGCGGCCCGGCGAACGCGCGCTGCCTTGGTCGGCGGGTGAGGCGTCGCCCGCAGCGATCCGCGCGCCGGCTTCCTTCGCCGGCATCTTCCGCGGCCTCGGCCGCGTGTTGTTACTGCCGATGGGCCTCGTCGTGCTGCTCACCGAGTGCTTCGTGCGCTTGCGCGACGGCATCGCCATCTCGGTGCTGCCGGTGGTCGCCACCCAGACGCTCGGCTTCAGCGCCGAGGGCTACGCGAGCATGCAAGGGGGCTTCGGCATCGCGATCGCGGCGCTCGGTCTCGCGATCGGTCCGGGGATCGATCGCTACGGCGCGAAGCGCTTCTTCATGCTCGGCATCGCGCTCAACCTCGCCGTCGTACTCGTTTTCGCGACGACACAGCCGCTCTGGGGCAGTCAGGCCTACGTCATCGCGCTGTACGTGATCGCGAGCATTTTCGGGCAGATGGTGTTCGTGAGCTTCATCTCGTGCTCGATGGCGGTGTGCTGGCCGCCCGTCGCCGCCTCCCAGTTCGCGATCTACATGTCGCTCTCGAACCTCGCGCGCTCGCTGGGCGCGGTCGCGTTCGCGCTGGTGGCCCCGCAGCTCGGCGTCGTGGGCCAGTTCTACGCGATGGCGGCGCTGCTCGCGCTCGCGTTCGTGCTGATCTCGCGCTTCGATCTCACGCCGCACCGCGAGCGGCTGCGAGCGCTCGATGAGGCCCCGACGCCGTATTGA